TCGCGCCGACGACGAGGCCCTGGGCGACGGTGGGCGCCAGGCGCAGCAGGTTCTGCATGAACGCGTAGGGGCGCAGGACGGTGTGGGCGAGTCCTGAGGCGCGCAGGTGTTCCTCGACGGTGTGGTGTCCGCGGGAGACGGCGACGGGTGAGTGGGGTTCGGCGGCGGGTGCGGAGATCTTGACGATGTGTCCGATCCCGGTGCGGGCGGCGACGTCGATGACGCGGGTTTCGAGTTCGACCTGGTCGGGGCTGTTGGCCATGGCGAGGAAGAGCTGGTCGGCGCCCTGGAAGGCGGTGCGCAGGGAGTCGGGGTCGGTGGCGTCGGCGTACTCGACCTGGACGGGCCGCAGGTGTGCGCCGCCGGCGGCGGCGGGGAGCGGCCGGTGGGGGGTGCGGGTGAGGGCGCGTACGGGGGCGTCGAGTGTGCGGAGGCTGTGGAGCAGGGCGGTTCCGGTGGTGCCGGTCGCTCCGATGACAACGATCATGGTGTGTCCTCGTCGGCTGTGTTCGCCCCGGCGGCGGGTGCTGCCGGGTGGGTTCGGTCGGGTCCGGCGCCGGTGGCCCGGTGGGTGCGGTGCCGGGGGGCTGTGTCCGGGGGTGGGCGGGATGCCGGGTGGGCTATGTCCGGGGTGCGGCGAGGGTGCTGCGCCAGCGCAGGGTGATGACGGCGGTGGCGAGGGCGGCGGAGACGGGCAGGTCGATGCGCAGGCGTTGCAGCCAGAGGGCGGTGGCGAGCGGGGTGTGGGCGGGCAGCCACTGGGCGGCGAACCATCCGGCCGCGGCCGCAGTGCCGGCGGTGGCGACGACGAGCAGCGCGGTCAGGACGAGGCGTGGCAGGGCCGTGGTCCAGGGTCGTGGGCGGCCGCCGCGGCGCAGCCAGGTGCCGACCAGGAGCGCCACCACGGCCGAGGTGCCGGCGATGGAGGTGGCGGCCGCCAGGGTCAGGTCCGGTTGGCCGGTGAGGGCTCCTGCGGTGCCGGCGGTCAGTGCGGGGGCGGCGTAGGCGGTCAGTACCTCGCGCCACAGCGTGAACGGCCGGGAGGCCGCCCGGCTCGGGCGGGTCCTGTCCTTCGTTGCGGGCATGCTGGCCTCTTCTTCTCGTTCGTGTTCCGGCGGGGCGGAAAGGGCGGAAGGGTTCGGCGGGGCGGTCGTGGAGGCCGTCCCGCATATAATTAGGAGGCTAATTATTACGTCGCGAAAAAGGCCCCCACCCGTAGGACGGGAGCCGGGACCGGCCTGCGGCCGGGTCAGTCGGCGGTCAGGGCCGCGCTGCCGCGCACGACGCGGGCGAGCAGGTCCAGGAACACCGTGCGCTCCTGGACGGTGAGCCCGCCCACCATCGCCTCCAGCCGCCCGAAGTGCTCGGGCGCCATGTCGCGCAGGCGCTGCGCACCGCGCGCGGTCAGGACCGCCACCGTGCCCCGCCCGTCCTCGGCGGACGGGCGCCTGGCGATCAGGCCCTCGCGTTCGAGGCCGTCCAGGAGGCCGGTGACCGTGGCCCTGGAGACGCCGAGGTCGGCCGCCAGTTGCGAGGGGGACTTCTCCCCGCCGTGGTCCTCCAGGTCGGCGAGCAGGCGGTAGCGCCCCGTCGACAGCCCGTACCTGGCGAAGTGGACCTCGGTCGCCCGCCCGACCCGCGCACCCGCGGCGATCAGTCGCACCGCGACCAGCACCGCCTGCGGATCGGCCTCCAGGCCGTAGTGCCGCAGCTGCCGCGCGGCCTGGTCCAGCGTGGGCGTCTCGCCGTCGACCCCGTCCCTCGTCATATAACTAATATGGCGGCTAATCACTGGGGCTGTCAAGACACCCGGGCCGGCGCCGCCGGACGCCGGCCGATTCCGCCGGCGACGCGGGCGACGCGGGCGACCGAGGGCGACGCGGGCGACCGAGGGGCCGGACCGGCCGAAGCGGGGCGGGAGCGCGCGGGCGAAGCGGCCCGGGGCCCGGGGCCCGGGGCCCGGGGCCCGGGGCCCGGGGTCGAGCCATGGGGCGCACGTCGGCCACGGCAACGGGCCGGCGGTGCGGCCACCATGACTCCCGACCCGAACGACCGCGGAACCGCAAGCACCGTTCGAAGACGAACCTATGTCGTGCCTGTCGGTGTGCGACCCACTACTGATGGTAGTTTCCAGCTGCCGCCCGGCCGGGGCGGCACTGCCGACCCACCATTCGAAGGAGCGAACCATGACCCAGGTCAGCGCGACCGCCGCGGAGACCAAGAAGTCGATGGCCAGGGAGGCCGCGGCGACGAAGACCTGGCGCCACGTCATCCAGCCGGACGCGGACGCCGCAGCCAACTACCTCAACCTCGACCCCGCCCAGGGACCGGGCGAGGCGACCATCACCACCCGACCCGACGGACAGATCGACGTCCTCGTCCTGCTCTGAGGACAAACCCCCGAACACCGCCGGTACCGCGGCGCTCCCCTCGCGCCGCGGCACCGGCGCGAGCGGCCACCGCCGCCGACGGCCTCACCGGCGGCCGGAACGCCGGCCGAGTACCCTCCGGCAGATGATCCTGACGGTTCGCCGGGCGAGTCCGACCGGCCGGAGGTGACACGTCGGCTGCGGGCGTCGCGACCGTCCCCCTCACGGCAAGGCCGTCGCCATGGTCGTCGTCGGCGCCGGCGCTCTCCCGGACGTTGATCCAGCCGTGGTACTCGAACATGGGCGCAGACCACTGCCCGCCCCGGCGTCCACGACCGAAAATGGCATGTCCGCGCCCGAATATTGCCTGGTCACAAGCCTTTTCGGCGGGCTCGTGCGGGTCTAGCATTCCCGGCACGGCAGCCCCACCATCCCCACCGGACGGGCTGCCGAGCAGCCCGGCCGCTCTCCCCCGTGCGGCCGGAGCCTCCCACGGCCGGGACCCGGGCGCCCCCCTCCCGCGGTCCCGGCCGGCACTCACGACCGGCCCCGCCGGACGCCCGCCCCCTGCGCCCGGCCGTTCGCCGGCTCCCTTGCGCCGGCCCGGCGAACGGCGACACCCCGGACGTCCGGACCGGTGTCGGTCGGGACGTACGGGGTGTCAC
The sequence above is a segment of the Kitasatospora sp. NBC_00240 genome. Coding sequences within it:
- a CDS encoding SDR family oxidoreductase; this encodes MIVVIGATGTTGTALLHSLRTLDAPVRALTRTPHRPLPAAAGGAHLRPVQVEYADATDPDSLRTAFQGADQLFLAMANSPDQVELETRVIDVAARTGIGHIVKISAPAAEPHSPVAVSRGHHTVEEHLRASGLAHTVLRPYAFMQNLLRLAPTVAQGLVVGAMRDAPCNYVDCRDIGDVAAAALTRADVMGGSYTLTGPEAVAHPDLAARLTALTGRPIRYVDLTPDDLRDNLVRQARMPAWLAAHVAEIQQLAVARPETPTSTVADILGRPPRTLDAFLDEHRDHFRP
- a CDS encoding MarR family transcriptional regulator; the protein is MTRDGVDGETPTLDQAARQLRHYGLEADPQAVLVAVRLIAAGARVGRATEVHFARYGLSTGRYRLLADLEDHGGEKSPSQLAADLGVSRATVTGLLDGLEREGLIARRPSAEDGRGTVAVLTARGAQRLRDMAPEHFGRLEAMVGGLTVQERTVFLDLLARVVRGSAALTAD